One region of Quercus lobata isolate SW786 chromosome 2, ValleyOak3.0 Primary Assembly, whole genome shotgun sequence genomic DNA includes:
- the LOC115977168 gene encoding homeobox protein knotted-1-like LET12 isoform X2 translates to MAFHDHEMSFESFTDHHHHHQQQQQHHHHHHQHQQQQRLSGGVVDVSSGGGGSGAPTWLSNAILRQQSSNNNNNNSSSSVLHDGNDDVHAGSTNHRGGGGGGDRNRTESEDCEREERWEWESAKYKGDIVTHPLYEQLLSAHVACLRIATPVDQLPKIDAQLEQSQRVVAKYSVLGNGAVDQKELDQFMTHYVLLLCSFKEQLQQHVRGHAMEAVMACWELEQSLQSLTGVSPGEGTGATMSDDEDDQADSDTNLYDGSLDGPDSMGFGPLIPTESERSLMERVRQELKHELKQGYKEKIVDIREEILRKRRAGKLPGDTTSLLKSWWQSHSKWPYPTEEDKARLVQETGLQLKQINNWFINQRKRNWHTNPSSSNVLKSKRKR, encoded by the exons ATGGCGTTTCACGATCACGAAATGTCTTTCGAGTCTTTCACtgaccaccaccaccaccaccaacaacaacaacaacaccaccaccaccaccaccagcatcagcagcagcaacGGTTGTCCGGCGGCGTTGTCGACGTGTCATCCGGCGGAGGAGGATCCGGGGCACCCACATGGCTTAGCAACGCGATTTTGCGGCAACAGAGcagtaataataacaacaacaattctTCTTCTTCGGTGCTTCACGACGGAAACGACGACGTACATGCGGGGAGCACGAACCAccgtggtggtggtggcggcggcgATCGGAACCGGACGGAGAGTGAAGATTGTGAAAGAGAAGAGAGGTGGGAGTGGGAGAGTGCGAAGTATAAAGGGGATATAGTGACGCACCCACTGTACGAGCAGCTCTTATCGGCACACGTGGCGTGTCTGAGGATCGCCACGCCGGTGGACCAGCTGCCGAAGATCGACGCACAGCTCGAACAGTCGCAGCGCGTGGTGGCGAAGTACTCGGTGCTCGGCAACGGCGCGGTGGACCAGAAAGAGCTCGATCAGTTTATG ACACATTATGTTCTATTGCTCTGTTCCTTTAAAGAACAATTGCAACAACATGTCCGCGGTCATGCCATGGAAGCAGTAATGGCTTGTTGGGAGCTTGAGCAGTCTCTACAAAGCTTAACAG GTGTATCTCCAGGTGAAGGCACAGGTGCTACAATGTCTGATGACGAAGATGACCAAGCAGATAGTGACACCAACTTGTATGATGGAAGTCTGGATGGACCTGACAGCATGGGATTTGGTCCTCTCATCCCAACTGAAAGTGAGAGGTCCTTGATGGAGCGTGTAAGGCAAGAATTAAAGCATGAGCTAAAACAG GGTTACAAGGAGAAGATTGTAGACATCAGAGAGGAAATTCTACGTAAGAGAAGAGCAGGAAAACTGCCAGGTGACACCACCTCGCTCTTAAAATCTTGGTGGCAATCACATTCTAAGTGGCCATACCCCACG GAGGAAGACAAAGCAAGGTTGGTGCAGGAAACAGGCTTGCAATTGAAGCAAATAAATAACTGGTTCATTAATCAAAGGAAAAGGAATTGGCATACTAACCCATCATCTTCTAACGTTTTGAAGAGCAAACGCAAGAG GTGA
- the LOC115977168 gene encoding homeobox protein knotted-1-like 11 isoform X1, with translation MAFHDHEMSFESFTDHHHHHQQQQQHHHHHHQHQQQQRLSGGVVDVSSGGGGSGAPTWLSNAILRQQSSNNNNNNSSSSVLHDGNDDVHAGSTNHRGGGGGGDRNRTESEDCEREERWEWESAKYKGDIVTHPLYEQLLSAHVACLRIATPVDQLPKIDAQLEQSQRVVAKYSVLGNGAVDQKELDQFMTHYVLLLCSFKEQLQQHVRGHAMEAVMACWELEQSLQSLTGVSPGEGTGATMSDDEDDQADSDTNLYDGSLDGPDSMGFGPLIPTESERSLMERVRQELKHELKQGYKEKIVDIREEILRKRRAGKLPGDTTSLLKSWWQSHSKWPYPTEEDKARLVQETGLQLKQINNWFINQRKRNWHTNPSSSNVLKSKRKRKN, from the exons ATGGCGTTTCACGATCACGAAATGTCTTTCGAGTCTTTCACtgaccaccaccaccaccaccaacaacaacaacaacaccaccaccaccaccaccagcatcagcagcagcaacGGTTGTCCGGCGGCGTTGTCGACGTGTCATCCGGCGGAGGAGGATCCGGGGCACCCACATGGCTTAGCAACGCGATTTTGCGGCAACAGAGcagtaataataacaacaacaattctTCTTCTTCGGTGCTTCACGACGGAAACGACGACGTACATGCGGGGAGCACGAACCAccgtggtggtggtggcggcggcgATCGGAACCGGACGGAGAGTGAAGATTGTGAAAGAGAAGAGAGGTGGGAGTGGGAGAGTGCGAAGTATAAAGGGGATATAGTGACGCACCCACTGTACGAGCAGCTCTTATCGGCACACGTGGCGTGTCTGAGGATCGCCACGCCGGTGGACCAGCTGCCGAAGATCGACGCACAGCTCGAACAGTCGCAGCGCGTGGTGGCGAAGTACTCGGTGCTCGGCAACGGCGCGGTGGACCAGAAAGAGCTCGATCAGTTTATG ACACATTATGTTCTATTGCTCTGTTCCTTTAAAGAACAATTGCAACAACATGTCCGCGGTCATGCCATGGAAGCAGTAATGGCTTGTTGGGAGCTTGAGCAGTCTCTACAAAGCTTAACAG GTGTATCTCCAGGTGAAGGCACAGGTGCTACAATGTCTGATGACGAAGATGACCAAGCAGATAGTGACACCAACTTGTATGATGGAAGTCTGGATGGACCTGACAGCATGGGATTTGGTCCTCTCATCCCAACTGAAAGTGAGAGGTCCTTGATGGAGCGTGTAAGGCAAGAATTAAAGCATGAGCTAAAACAG GGTTACAAGGAGAAGATTGTAGACATCAGAGAGGAAATTCTACGTAAGAGAAGAGCAGGAAAACTGCCAGGTGACACCACCTCGCTCTTAAAATCTTGGTGGCAATCACATTCTAAGTGGCCATACCCCACG GAGGAAGACAAAGCAAGGTTGGTGCAGGAAACAGGCTTGCAATTGAAGCAAATAAATAACTGGTTCATTAATCAAAGGAAAAGGAATTGGCATACTAACCCATCATCTTCTAACGTTTTGAAGAGCAAACGCAAGAG AAAGAATTAA